The Narcine bancroftii isolate sNarBan1 chromosome 11, sNarBan1.hap1, whole genome shotgun sequence genome has a window encoding:
- the rpl18a gene encoding large ribosomal subunit protein eL20 isoform X4, producing the protein MCTVLLTLCKPATKIQDTQHLQKVKGSRSFGLSPLLCNVQNQLKEYKVIGRRLPSPKDHNPTLYRMRIFAPNHIVAKSRFWYFISLMKKLKKSAGEIVYCGQVFEKSPEKVKNFGIWLRYDSRSGTHNMYREYRDLTTAGAVTLC; encoded by the exons ATGTGCACTGTTCTACTGACACTATGCAAACCTGCTACGAAAATTCAGGACACTCAGCATCTTCAGAAAGTAAAAGGTAGTCGaagttttggcctgagccctttgctcTGCAATGTTCAAAATCAG CTTAAGGAATACAAGGTGATTGGGCGACGCCTGCCCTCGCCTAAAGACCACAACCCTACTCTCTATCGGATGCGAATCTTTGCTCCAAATCATATTGTTGCCAAGTCTCGgttttggtatttcatttcatTGATGAAGAAGCTGAAGAAATCTGCTGGTGAAATTGTCTACTGTGGTCAG GTTTTTGAGAAGTCACCAGAAAAAGTGAAGAACTTTGGAATTTGGCTGCGTTATGACTCTCGTAGCGGAACTCATAACATGTACCGGGAGTACAGAGACCTGACAACTGCTGGCGCTGTGACCCTGTGCT